The window GAGGTAGACCACGTCGAGGCCCTTGGCCTTCGCGACCTCGCTCTGGACCACGTCGCTGGTGACGAGGGTGGCGTCGTGGTCGTCGGCCAGGTCGCGGATGATCGCGTCGATCTTGCCCTCGCCGGCCTCGCGCTGTTCGACCTCGGCGGGGCGCCGGCCGACGTACTCGACGGTGACGGTGCCGTCGTCGTGGAGTTCGGCCAGCCGCTGGAGCTCTTCGAGGCCGTCCCAGCCGCTCTCGCGGCCGTCGTTGGCCTGGGCTTCGAGTTCGCCCACGACCGCCTCGGGGACGTAGACGGTCGCGCCGGCGAATCCCTCGCCGACCGCCTCCGAGTCGGGGTCGGCGTCGGCCTCGATCTGCTCGGACACGCGGCCGTCGATGACCACGCTCGTGTCCGGAACGATGTTCATACCGTGGCTACGGCCGCCCGTCGTGATAAGGTCCGTGATGCCGGGGAGGGCGACGAGCCGCCGGGAGAGAACTGTCGGGGTCGGTCAGGCGAACGCCGCGAGTTCCGACCCGCCGCGGGTCGCGATCTCGGTCCCGCAGTCGGGGCAGGAGACGACCGCGTCGCCCGTCCGGCCGCGGTCCCCGTCGGCGTGGGGGTCGGCCCGGCGGACGGTCCAGTCGCCGGTCGGCGGGCTCTCGTGGCCGCAGTCGGGGCAAAACAGCGTCGCTTTCGGGGGCGGGTCGCGGTCGGGTGTGGCGGGGGCGTGTACGCTCATCGTACCCGGGGTAGGCACTCGATACGGAAAACCCCTTTTGCCCATTATCAATCGGTAGAGTCCCCAGAACCGTGGAATCGGTTCGCATACGCACGGTCGGGATCGGGACGGGCGCGAGAACGGGGGCGACGGCGGCGGTCGGACCGCGAGGGAGCCGGCGAGTGGCAGCGGTCGGTCAGACCGCGAGGTAGCTGGCGATCGTGTCCTCGTCGGACAGCGCGGACTCGCCGAGTTCGTCGACGATCTCGCCGCGTTCCATGGCGTAACAGCGGTCGGCCATCGAGCGGATGACGCCGAGGTTCTGCTCGACGAAGAGGATCGTCGTGCCGAGTTCCTCGTTGATGGCGCGCATGTCCTCGCTGATCTGGTCGACGATGGAGGGCTGGACGCCCTCGCTCGGCTCGTCGAGCAGCAGCAGGTCGGGGTCGGCGACCAGCGCCCGCCCGATTGCGAGCATCTGCTGCTGGCCGCCCGAGAGCGTCTCGCCGTCCTGGTCGGCCCGTTCCTCGAGCACCGGGAACAGGTCGTACACCTCGTCGTAGCGCGTTTCGTCGCCGCCCGCGTTGACGTGCTCGCCCATCTTCAGATTCTGCTCGACGGTCAGGCCGGGGAAGATGTCCCGGCCCTGCGGGATGTACCCCATCCCGGCGCGGGCGCGCTCGTCGGCCGAGTGGCCGGTCACGTCGGCCCCGCGGTAGGCGACCGTCCCCGAGTCGGGTTCGAGGAGACCGACGACGGTCTTCATGAGGGTGGTCTTGCCGACGCCGTTCTTGCCGACGACGCCGACGATCTCGCCCGCCTCGACCGACAGGTCCACGTCCCGGAGGACCGGCGCGTCGTAGCCGACGGTCACCCCGGAGAGTTCGAGGAGCGTCACTGTTCGCCCCCCAGGTAGATGCGGCGGACCTCCGGGTCGGCCTCGATCTCCTCGATCGAGCCCTCCCGGAACACGTCGCCGCGGTGCAGCACCGTCACGGAGTCGGCGATCTCGCCGACGAAGTCCGTGTCGTGTTCGATGACGACGAAGGCGATGCCCTCCTCGCGGTTGAGCCGGCGGACCCGCTCGGCGATCTCCGTCCGCTCGTCGACCGAGAGGCCGGCGACGGGCTCGTCGAGCAGGAGCAGATCCGGTTCGAGCGAGGCGGCCATGCCGATCTCCAGCTGCTGTTGCTGGCCGTGCGAGAGCGTGCTGGCCTGCACGTCCTCGTAGCCGGCGAGGCCGGCGTTCTCGATGGCCTCGTCGACGCGGCGGCGGCGTTCCGCGCCGTCGGCGAACTGCTGGACCGGCAGGCGCGCGTTCTCCCGGACCGAGAGCTCGCCGTACACCGACGGGACCTGAAACTTCATGCTGATCCCGCTGCGGACCCGCTCGTTGGGCTCCATGTCCGTGATCTCCTGGCCGTCGTAGTAGACGTGCCCGGCGGTGGGTTCGAGCGTCCCGACGATCAGTTTCAGGAGGGTGGACTTGCCGGCGCCGTTGGGGCCGATGAGACAGCGCAGCTCCCCCTCGTCGACGGAGAAGTCGACGGAGTCGGCCGCGGTGAACCCGCCGAAGCGCTTGACGAGGTCGTCGGTCTGCAGGAGGGTGTCGGTGCGCTCGCCCGTGGCCCTGCCGGCGGGCGTCTCGCGGACGTTCGGGTCCGAGGCGGCGTCGCTCGCCGGCGACTCGCTCTCGCTCACGACTCGCTCACCTCCCCGGGCGCGTCGGTATCGTCCAGCTCGGAGACCGGGACCGCGCTCTCCGAGAGCTTCTCGGCGACCCACGGGACCAGCCCGCCGGGCAGCGCGAGGATGAAGACCAGCAGCATGGCGCCGAGGACGACCAGCGCCATCTCGCCCTGGACCGAGAGGCGGAAGTACTCGATGGCGATCGTGGCGATCACGGCGCCGAGCAGGCTCTTGCGGCCGCCGACGCTCACCCAGATGACGGGCAGGGTCGCGAACCACAGCGCGAACACCGGCGGGCTGATGTAGACGTTGCGCGCGGCGTAGAGCACGCCCGACAGCGCCGCGAGCGCGCCGCCGAGGGTGAACGTCAGCAGCTTGACCCGCTTGACGTCGTAGCCGAACATCCGGGTGCGGTCCTGGTCCTCCCGGACGGCGACCATCACGCGGCCGAAGTCGGAGTTGACCAGCGCGCGCAGCCCGAGGTACGCGGCCACGAGGGCGACGAGCGCGAGGTAGTAGAAGGGGTCGAACGCGAACAGGCCCATGAACGACATCTCGTTGTAGACGAACTGGAACGAGCCGAGGCCCGTGACCCCGAGTTCGAGCAGCGGGATGCCGGGCATGCCGTTGAACCCGCCGAGCGGCGCCTCGCCGATGGTCCAGGCGGAGCCGGCGGTCTGGGCCATGAACGTGTGCATCGCCATCGTCGTGACCAGCGTGATGATGGTGACGTACACGTCGCGGACGCCGCCGTAGAACATGAAGTAGCCGAGCAGCGCGGCGGCGACGCCGCCGACGACGACGCCCGCGAGGGCGGCCGCGGTGATCCCCGTCGGGTCGGGGAAGTTGATCGAGACGACGCCGAAGGTGTAGCCGCCGACGCCGAAGAAGACGACCTGGCCGAAGCTGAGCACGCCCGAGTAGCCCCAGACGAGCGACAGCGACAGGCCCAACAGTGCGAGCACGAGGAACAGCGAGAACTGCGAGCCGCTGCCGACGACCGGGAACGCGGCCAGCGCGAGGACGGCGACGGCGAAGCCGAGCCAGAAGCCCCGCGAGTTGCCGATCGTGTTCGGCCCCTCCAGCCGGCCGCGGATCCGCGCGACCGCGCCGCCGCTCCCGGCGGGTCCGGACGACTCAGTCGCCATCGGTCGCCTCCTGTCGGCGGGCGCGAACCCGCTCGACGAGCCCGGTGATCCCGCCGGGGAGGAACCGCAGCGCCAGTATCGCCGCGACCAGCAGGGCGATCCGGCCGAACGTCGTCGAGTCGGTGAGGTTCGTCACCGTCGCGCTGACGGCGCCGAGGACGCCGCCGGACAGCGCCGTCCCGAGGACGACGCTGGGGCCGCCGACGACGACCGCGACGAACGCCTCGATGAGGAACTGGTCGCCCAGCGTCGGCTGCATCGACAGGACCGGCGCGAACAGCGCGCCGGTCAGGCCGGCCAGCCCCGAGCCGATCCCGAAGGTGAGCATGTACGTCCGTCCGGTGTCGACGCCGAGCGCCCTGGCGGTCTGTTCGTCCTGCATGGTCGCGCGGACGCGCGTGCCGAACGTCGTGCGCGTGAACACGTAGTAGGCCGCGACCAGAACGGCGATGGCGACGCCGGCGAGCACGAGCCGGTAGGTCGAGTAGGAGAAGGCGCCGTAGGCGACGTTGCCGAACGGCGTCCCCACCGTGTCGATGGAGTTCCCGAAGACGATCCGGGCGCTCTGGACCATGACGAGGCTCAGGCCGAAGGTGGCGACCATCGAGTCGGCCAGCCGGTCGTACAGCGGTTCGATCAGGTCCCGGCCGACCGTCTTCTGGCCGACCCAGTTGGGGACGAACCCCGAGATGATCGTCCGCTCGACGACGACGCCGAAGGCGGCCGTCAGCAGCGACCCGACGACCATCGCGACGGGCAGCGGCAGCCCGAGTGCGGTGACCGACTTGGTCGTCGCGTACGCGCCGAAGAGGATGAACTCGCCGTGCGCGAGGTTGATGACGCCCATGATCCCGAAGATGACGGCCAACCCCGCCGCCGCGAGCACGACGAACGCGAAGCTGTCGAGGAACTGGAACGCGAGGTTCAGGCCGTTGACCATCCCTACTCGGCCTCCTCGAAGTAGTCGACCGGCGTGTACTGGGTCTGTTCGTCCTCCTCGCGCAGGTCACAGCCGACCGTCTCCGAGAGGAACTGCTCGGGGATCTTGCGGTCGGTGATCGCCTCGACGTTGTGCTCGTCGTCCGCGCGCATGACCCACATGTGGTGGTCGACGTGGTGGGTCGCGCCGTCGAGTTCGATCGTCTCGCCCTCGGGCGCCTCCGGCGCGCGCTCGGTGCCGAGGCTGATCCCGGACTCCAGCGCCTCGATGACCTCCGGCTGTTCGACCGTGCCGGCCTGCTCGACGGCCTCCTTGTACATGTACGTCGAGAAGTAGTTCGTCTCGGCCTCCTCGTTGACGTACTCGCCCTCGTCGGGGTACTTCTCGTAGTAGCGGTCGACGAGGCCGCCGTCGCCGGCGTTGCTCTCGGTCGGGACCTCCTCCATGTAGTTGACCCCGGCGTAGATGTTCGCCATCGCCGGCGGGTCCAGCCGCTTGTGCTCGTAGCCCTGGGCCATCGCCGTCGACGTGCCGATGGGCACGTCGAGTCCCGCCGAGGCCTTCTGCTCGTAGAAGGAGGCGTGGTTGGCGCCGACCAGCATCGACATCACGAAGTCCGGCTCGGCCGCCTGGATGTTGTTGATGACCGAGCCGAAGCTGGACTCGGAGAGCGGGATGAACTCCTCGCCGACGATGTTGGCGTCGTTCTCGTCGGCCAGCACGCGCACCCAGTCGGCCGACAGCTGCCCGAAGTTGTAGTCGGCCGCGATGATGTAGATGTCCGGCCCGAACTCCTCGCGCAGGTACGGGAGGACGCTGCCCAGCTGCTGGCGGGCGGTCGGTCCCATCGCGAAGGTCGTCTCGTCGCAGACGCCGCCCTCGTACTGGGTCGTGTAGAAGTACAGCTGCTCGTTGCGGTTGATGATCGGGCGGATGGCCTCCCGGGTCGCCGAGGAGTAGCCCGCCCACAGCGCGTCGACGTTCTCCTCGTTGATGAACTCCCGCGTCAGCTCCTGGTAGCGCTGGTTGTCCGACTGGGGGTCCCGCGTCACCGGCTCGATCTCCCTGCCGCCGATGCCGCCGTCGTTGTTGATCTCCTCGATGGCGAGCATCGACGCCCGGTACTTCGGGGTGCCGTTCAGCGCGAAGTTACCCGACTGGTCCTCCAGGACCCCGATCTTGACCGTGTCGGCGCTGCTCATCGTGTCGGTCGTCGCGCCGCCGCCGTCGGTGCTCGAACAGCCGGCCAGCCCGGCGACCATCGCCGCACCCCCCGCGGTCACGAACTGACGGCGGCTGATCCCGTCGCCGCTCATACGCCCGCACCCCCGAATTCACGATCGTCACTAACAGGCGCTACAATTTCAACTATTCCACCACTATTCCCGACTATAGCCGCATGAACGTCCATCATCTATGTACGTTCCTTCGATTTCGCAGACGGCAAATAAGGGTTTGCACTCGCGTATTATAGATGTCCAATACCCTTGCCTTGCGTATTAGGATATGTTAGGAGCGGCCGGAATTAGTTGGTATTCGAATAGCGAAGCGGGTAATATTTCGAACGTGGTGTTTTCGACGGATCGGCCGGGTTCCGGTCGCCGACCGGGCGCACGGCCGGAGGGCGCCCGGAAGTGACAGTGAACGAACGATCAGAGCGAGCGGGCGCATTCGACGCGGCGGAGATCCGGCGGCGGTCACTCGCCGACGACGACGACCTTCACCTGCTGGACGCCGCCGAGCGCGCGCAGGCGGTTGGCGAGTTCGGTGATGTCGCCGGCCGACCCCTCGACGACGAGCGTCTCCATGCAGGTGTCGTGCGAGAGGTGGATGTGCTGGACGGAGGTGATCGCCTCGGCCATCTCGTGTTGGATCGTCTGGAGGTCGTCGGCGATGCCGTCGACGTGGTGGTCGTGGACGATCACGACGGTCCCGTGGTGGTGGCCCTCGCCGCCGGTCTCCCACTCGTAGTCCGCGAAGAAGTCCCGCAGCGAGTCCCGGACCGCCTCCGACCGACTGTCGTACTCCCAGTCGTCGACGATGCCGTCCAGCCGCTCGACCATCGACGACGGGAGCGTCAGACTGATGCGGTCGATGTCGTCGCTCATGCCCCCGCCTACGGCGGTCCGGGTAATATGACTGGTCACCCGCGGCTGCCGGCGAGCGCCGCGGACTCTCCCGTCCGCGCGCACCCGAGCGTCCCCGGCCGCGAGTAATACTGCGCTATGAGAAAGTATTATCCGGTGCGACGGCGACCGGCGAGTATGCACATCCCGGACGGCTACGTCGACCTGCCGCTGGCCGTGCTGTTCGCGGCGCTGTCGGTGGCGGCGCTGAGCTACGCCGCGCGGCGGGTCGGCGGGGAGATATCGGACACGCGGGCGCCGCTCGTGGGCGTCGTCGCCGCGGGCGTGTTCGCCGCACAGATGCTCAACTGGCCGATCCCGGGCGGGACGAGCGCCCACTTCGTCGGCGGCGCGTTCGCCGCGATCTTGCTCGGCCCCCACCTCGGCGCGCTCGCCGTGGCGACGGTCGTCGCGGTCCAGGCGCTCGTGTTCGGGGACGGCGGGCTCGTCGTCCTCGGCGCGAACGTGTTCAACATGGCTGTCGTCGAGGTGTACGTCGGCTACGCCGTCTACCGGCTGGTCGCCCCCTACGGCGAGTTCCGCGCGGCCTTCGCCGCCGGCTGGCTCGGCATCACCGCCGGTGCGCTGACCGCCGGGCTCCAGCTCGGCCTCTCCTCGGCGTTCCAGTACGAACTGCTGACCACGCTGGCGATCATGGGCGTCGGCCACCTCGTCCTCGGGCTGGTCGAGGGCGCCATCACCGCCGTCGTCTACCGCTACCTCGCGCAGGCGCGGCCGGACCTGCGGCCGACGGCCGCGCCGGAGCCGGAGGTGAGCGCCTGATGGCCGACGGAGAGGGCTCAACGGCCCCCGACTGGTTCCCGAAGGCGGTCGCCGTCCTCGTCGCGCTGGCCCTGCTGGCGCCCGCCTTCGGCTGGGCGGCCGGCCAGGTCGGCTACGCCGAGCCGCTGGAGAACGCCGCCGAGGCGACCGGCGCGGTCGAAGAGGCCGAGCCGGTCGAGGTGGCCCCGTTCCCCGACTACGGCGTCCCCGGGCTCGGTTCCGCGCCCGGGACCTTCGTCTCCGCGGTCGTCGGGACCGGGCTGACCCTCGTCGCCGCCTTCGGGATCGGTCGCCTGCTCGGGAGCGACGCCGACGCCGAAACCGAAGCCGACGCGGCGCGGTGACCGGGGACCGAGATGAGCCGGACCGACCTCCTCGACCGCACGCTCGTCGGCCTCTCCGGGCGCGCCCGGTGGTTCCTCCTCGCCGAGGACGCGCCCGACCGCGCGGGCTTCCTGCAGGCCGTCGCGCCGAGCGTGAAGCTCGCCGGGCTGGTCGCGCTCGTCGCGCTGACGGTCACGCGGCGGGACCTCCAGGGGGTCGCGGCGCTGGCGGCGCTGGCCGGCGGGCTCGCGCTCGTCTCGCGCGTCCCAGCGCGGGCGTTCGCGAGTCGTGTCGCCGGCCCGCCCGCCTTCGCGCTCGTCGCCGTCGCGCCCCAGACGCTTTTGATGGGCGGGCCCACCCTCGGCGGGACCCCGTTCTCGGCGGCCGGCGTCGGTTACGTCGCAGTCTTCACCGCCCGCGTCGCCGTCTGCGTCGCCTTCCTCTCGCTGCTGCTGCTGACGACCCGCTTCTCGGACCTGCTCGGCGGGCTCGCCCGTCTGCGGGCGCCGGCCATCGCTGTCTCGCTGCTGGCGATCACCTACCGGTACCTCCTGCTCTTCTTCGCGGAACTCGAGCGGATGGCCCGCGCGCGCCGGAGCCGGACGGTCGCCGAGCCGGACCTGCGGCGCACCTGGCGCGACTCGGGGAACTTCCTCGGGACCTTCCTCCTGCGTAGCGTCGAGCGCGGCGAGCGCGTCGAACGCGCCGCCCGCGCTCGCGGCGGCGGTGGCGGCCCGCGACCGACCGCCGGCCGGACGCCGCTCGGCCGCGCGGACGCCGCCTTCGCGCTGGTCGTCCTCGCCGCCGTCGTCGGGGTGGGACTGGCGTGAGCGACGGAGACGGCGCCGCGGACTCCCCGGCCACTGACCCCGTGGATGCGCCCGCCGTCGACGCGACCGGACTCAGCTACGCCTACCCCGACGGCACGCCCGCGGTCGACGGCGTCGACGTGACCGTCGAGCGGGGCGAGCGCGTCGCCCTGCTCGGTCCGAACGGCGCCGGGAAGTCGACGCTGCTCCAGCTGCTCGGCGGCCTGATCGACCCCGACGAGGGACGGGTGCGCTACTTCGGGGAGACCGACGACGCCGACGCCGTCCGCGACCGGCTGAGCGTCCTCACGCAGAACCCCGCCGACTACCTGTTCAATCCCACCGTTCGCGAGGACCTGGCCTACGGCCCCGCACAGCAGGACCTCCCCGACGGCGAAGCCGAGGGCCGGGTCGAGCGCGTCGCCGACCGCCTCGACCTGACCGAGTTGCTGTCGAAACCCCCCTTCCGGCTCAGCGGCGGGCAACAGCGCCGGGCGGCGCTCGCGAGCGCGCTCACCGTCGAGCCCGACGCGCTCCTGCTGGACGAGCCCGTGAGCGACGTGGACGCCGCCAACCGCGAGACGGTCCTCGCCCTGCTCGACGAACTGGCCGCCGACGGGGTCACGATCGTCGTCTCGACGCCGGACACGGAACTAGTTCCACAGGTCGCCGACCGCGTGGTCCTGCTGGACGGGGGCGGCCGCGTCGCCGCGACCGGCTCCGTCC of the Halosimplex halophilum genome contains:
- the cbiQ gene encoding cobalt ECF transporter T component CbiQ; amino-acid sequence: MSRTDLLDRTLVGLSGRARWFLLAEDAPDRAGFLQAVAPSVKLAGLVALVALTVTRRDLQGVAALAALAGGLALVSRVPARAFASRVAGPPAFALVAVAPQTLLMGGPTLGGTPFSAAGVGYVAVFTARVAVCVAFLSLLLLTTRFSDLLGGLARLRAPAIAVSLLAITYRYLLLFFAELERMARARRSRTVAEPDLRRTWRDSGNFLGTFLLRSVERGERVERAARARGGGGGPRPTAGRTPLGRADAAFALVVLAAVVGVGLA
- a CDS encoding ABC transporter ATP-binding protein, which encodes MTLLELSGVTVGYDAPVLRDVDLSVEAGEIVGVVGKNGVGKTTLMKTVVGLLEPDSGTVAYRGADVTGHSADERARAGMGYIPQGRDIFPGLTVEQNLKMGEHVNAGGDETRYDEVYDLFPVLEERADQDGETLSGGQQQMLAIGRALVADPDLLLLDEPSEGVQPSIVDQISEDMRAINEELGTTILFVEQNLGVIRSMADRCYAMERGEIVDELGESALSDEDTIASYLAV
- the urtB gene encoding urea ABC transporter, permease protein UrtB — its product is MVNGLNLAFQFLDSFAFVVLAAAGLAVIFGIMGVINLAHGEFILFGAYATTKSVTALGLPLPVAMVVGSLLTAAFGVVVERTIISGFVPNWVGQKTVGRDLIEPLYDRLADSMVATFGLSLVMVQSARIVFGNSIDTVGTPFGNVAYGAFSYSTYRLVLAGVAIAVLVAAYYVFTRTTFGTRVRATMQDEQTARALGVDTGRTYMLTFGIGSGLAGLTGALFAPVLSMQPTLGDQFLIEAFVAVVVGGPSVVLGTALSGGVLGAVSATVTNLTDSTTFGRIALLVAAILALRFLPGGITGLVERVRARRQEATDGD
- a CDS encoding energy-coupling factor ABC transporter ATP-binding protein; this encodes MSDGDGAADSPATDPVDAPAVDATGLSYAYPDGTPAVDGVDVTVERGERVALLGPNGAGKSTLLQLLGGLIDPDEGRVRYFGETDDADAVRDRLSVLTQNPADYLFNPTVREDLAYGPAQQDLPDGEAEGRVERVADRLDLTELLSKPPFRLSGGQQRRAALASALTVEPDALLLDEPVSDVDAANRETVLALLDELAADGVTIVVSTPDTELVPQVADRVVLLDGGGRVAATGSVREILTDTALLTDCDLRPPQVVRLFDGLADEPPLTVDAARDRLGDGDI
- a CDS encoding energy-coupling factor ABC transporter permease; protein product: MHIPDGYVDLPLAVLFAALSVAALSYAARRVGGEISDTRAPLVGVVAAGVFAAQMLNWPIPGGTSAHFVGGAFAAILLGPHLGALAVATVVAVQALVFGDGGLVVLGANVFNMAVVEVYVGYAVYRLVAPYGEFRAAFAAGWLGITAGALTAGLQLGLSSAFQYELLTTLAIMGVGHLVLGLVEGAITAVVYRYLAQARPDLRPTAAPEPEVSA
- a CDS encoding ABC transporter permease subunit, with the protein product MATESSGPAGSGGAVARIRGRLEGPNTIGNSRGFWLGFAVAVLALAAFPVVGSGSQFSLFLVLALLGLSLSLVWGYSGVLSFGQVVFFGVGGYTFGVVSINFPDPTGITAAALAGVVVGGVAAALLGYFMFYGGVRDVYVTIITLVTTMAMHTFMAQTAGSAWTIGEAPLGGFNGMPGIPLLELGVTGLGSFQFVYNEMSFMGLFAFDPFYYLALVALVAAYLGLRALVNSDFGRVMVAVREDQDRTRMFGYDVKRVKLLTFTLGGALAALSGVLYAARNVYISPPVFALWFATLPVIWVSVGGRKSLLGAVIATIAIEYFRLSVQGEMALVVLGAMLLVFILALPGGLVPWVAEKLSESAVPVSELDDTDAPGEVSES
- a CDS encoding urea ABC transporter substrate-binding protein, coding for MSGDGISRRQFVTAGGAAMVAGLAGCSSTDGGGATTDTMSSADTVKIGVLEDQSGNFALNGTPKYRASMLAIEEINNDGGIGGREIEPVTRDPQSDNQRYQELTREFINEENVDALWAGYSSATREAIRPIINRNEQLYFYTTQYEGGVCDETTFAMGPTARQQLGSVLPYLREEFGPDIYIIAADYNFGQLSADWVRVLADENDANIVGEEFIPLSESSFGSVINNIQAAEPDFVMSMLVGANHASFYEQKASAGLDVPIGTSTAMAQGYEHKRLDPPAMANIYAGVNYMEEVPTESNAGDGGLVDRYYEKYPDEGEYVNEEAETNYFSTYMYKEAVEQAGTVEQPEVIEALESGISLGTERAPEAPEGETIELDGATHHVDHHMWVMRADDEHNVEAITDRKIPEQFLSETVGCDLREEDEQTQYTPVDYFEEAE
- a CDS encoding PDGLE domain-containing protein; its protein translation is MADGEGSTAPDWFPKAVAVLVALALLAPAFGWAAGQVGYAEPLENAAEATGAVEEAEPVEVAPFPDYGVPGLGSAPGTFVSAVVGTGLTLVAAFGIGRLLGSDADAETEADAAR
- the nikR gene encoding nickel-responsive transcriptional regulator NikR, whose product is MSDDIDRISLTLPSSMVERLDGIVDDWEYDSRSEAVRDSLRDFFADYEWETGGEGHHHGTVVIVHDHHVDGIADDLQTIQHEMAEAITSVQHIHLSHDTCMETLVVEGSAGDITELANRLRALGGVQQVKVVVVGE
- a CDS encoding ABC transporter ATP-binding protein codes for the protein MSESESPASDAASDPNVRETPAGRATGERTDTLLQTDDLVKRFGGFTAADSVDFSVDEGELRCLIGPNGAGKSTLLKLIVGTLEPTAGHVYYDGQEITDMEPNERVRSGISMKFQVPSVYGELSVRENARLPVQQFADGAERRRRVDEAIENAGLAGYEDVQASTLSHGQQQQLEIGMAASLEPDLLLLDEPVAGLSVDERTEIAERVRRLNREEGIAFVVIEHDTDFVGEIADSVTVLHRGDVFREGSIEEIEADPEVRRIYLGGEQ